A DNA window from Arachis hypogaea cultivar Tifrunner chromosome 18, arahy.Tifrunner.gnm2.J5K5, whole genome shotgun sequence contains the following coding sequences:
- the LOC112771514 gene encoding disease resistance protein Roq1 isoform X1 yields MSSKYSGDKASDVDSWLWLVGGLIAGMILSPLISSWLPTWKSSLKSMFETLLCQLGHRERPSSMVNDSASAHFLDSNISPLSDDEDSSSYQSLDSNIREGFGLIGDEDSSSYHSADSNMSQVSALSDDEDSSSYHSVDSNISEVSSLCEEDIAPVQFQDSNNSEECVDSHKQVYRYDVFLSFRGPDVRNNFVDHLFERLTKKGIFTFKDNVRLKRGKRVKPELMDAIRDSRLAIVVFSSTYPTSTWCLDEMSAIADLHRQEKQIVVPVFYGITSSDVGREGGPYDVHFNSEQYSKIPNRVDRWKFDAKYLAKAYGFPINPERPETKQLEEIIAFVTKELNHKFTIDISDLIGIQPRVADLERRLKLTSEDVPFQILEIVGMSGIGKTVLAKILFDRISYQFDACCFIQDVNHIHKMHGRGATTKIQKQIIHQLFQEEDLQFLSSPEIVKMLQNRLCNPNLPKKALIVLDDVDDPNQWHKLGILPNFLGAGSRVVITTRFEHILNVNTTAYEIYEAPLLNDDDALKLFLTKVSKSEDPSTTVSGVSHKIIEYAQRLPSAIEKLASSFHPIGEELWERELVKWRKYPNERFMKSLQETSYDELNRDEKVIFLDIACFFGGKRKKYVEHILGTKMSDPYLAIQEIRRKSLITIRNHEIHMHQMLRELGKNIVRDKYPEEPKYWSRLWDVEDLQKVLMSDMEANKVQTIVLDDDVSKHEDMKIEGLSNMRDLRLLILHHKSSSENLTFRFNELYYLLWQGYSSTSLSLSIWYNLVELNLINSRIQQLWEGSQPILSWQAIPNLKKVDLSNSKNLKEMPSFEGCRGLVRLDLSGCTNLTKVHESIGLLKELDCLSLQDCTNLALLDFGTNCQLRSLRTLLLSGCTKLEHTPDLTGLSNLRYLDLGRCTNLSTVHKSIGEHTTLKYLSLRGCKNLVHPPDLVNGNSSLLILDLSGCMRITNLLCRRQKFAPSSCLESLIFLSSDFLEPTRTLDFVAKMRCLERPNPKKQGFSSVFDRDWLCSKLTYLNLAYCHELRRFPELSFHGLHEMKGTLERYPQLSIIGQDYIFSASTV; encoded by the exons ATGAGCTCAAAATATTCAGGTGACAAAGCGTCGGATGTGGACAGCTGGTTATGGTTAGTTGGTGGTCTGATAGCAGGCATGATTTTGAGTCCATTAATATCAAGCTGGTTACCCACTTGGAAATCCTCACTCAAGAGCATGTTTGAGACTCTGCTGTGTCAGCTGGGCCATCGAGAAAGACCTTCAAGCATGGTCAACGATTCAGCTTCCGCTCATTTTCTGGATTCAAACATCAGCCCCCTGAGCGACGATGAAGATTCATCTTCCTATCAGTCTCTGGATTCAAACATCAGAGAAGGCTTCGGTCTGATCGGGGACGAAGATTCATCTTCCTATCATTCTGCGGATTCAAACATGAGCCAAGTCAGTGCCCTGAGTGACGACGAAGATTCATCTTCCTATCATTCTGTAGATTCAAACATCAGCGAAGTCAGTTCGCTATGCGAGGAAGATATTGCTCCCGTTCAGTTTCAGGATTCAAACAACAGCGAAGAATGCGTGGATTCCCATAAGCAGGTCTACAGATACGATGTGTTCCTAAGCTTCCGTGGTCCTGACGTCCGCAACAATTTTGTTGATCATCTTTTCGAACGTCTCACTAAAAAAGGCATTTTCACATTCAAGGATAATGTAAGGCTCAAGAGAGGAAAACGCGTTAAACCCGAGCTAATGGATGCAATTAGAGATTCACGCCTTGCTATCGTTGTCTTCTCTAGCACATACCCGACCTCAACGTGGTGTCTCGATGAAATGTCCGCTATAGCTGATCTCCATCGACAAGAGAAACAAATTGTTGTCCCAGTTTTCTACGGCATTACTTCTTCTGATGTTGGAAGAGAAGGAGGCCCATACGATGTCCACTTCAATTCAGAGCAATACAGCAAAATTCCCAATAGGGTTGACCGATGGAAGTTTGATGCCAAATATTTGGCCAAAGCGTATGGTTTCCCTATAAACCCTGAGAG ACCAGAGACTAAACAGCTGGAAGAGATTATTGCTTTTGTTACAAAGGAATTGAATCATAAATTCACAATAGACATCAGTGATCTGATTGGGATACAGCCCCGTGTGGCAGATCTAGAAAGACGACTCAAGTTGACATCAGAGGATGTTCCCTTTCAAATTCTCGAAATTGTGGGCATGAGCGGGATAGGAAAGACAGTTCTCGCTAAGATCTTGTTCGACAGAATCTCTTATCAATTTGATGCTTGCTGTTTTATTCAGGACGTCAACCACATTCATAAAATGCATGGCAGAGGGGCTACTACTAAGATTCAAAAACAGATTATTCATCAGCTTTTCCAGGAAGAAGATCTACAATTTCTAAGTTCTCCTGAAATAGTCAAGATGCTACAAAATAGGTTATGTAACCCAAATCTCCCCAAAAAGGCTCTTATAGTTCTTGACGATGTTGATGATCCAAACCAATGGCATAAATTGGGAATATTGCCTAACTTTCTTGGTGCAGGAAGCAGAGTTGTCATAACTACTAGATTTGAGCATATTCTTAATGTCAATACTACAGCATATGAAATTTACGAGGCTCCACTgttgaatgatgatgatgcacTTAAACTCTTTCTAACAAAAGTCTCCAAGAGCGAAGATCCTAGCACTACTGTCAGCGGTGTATCTCATAAGATAATAGAATATGCTCAACGCCTTCCTTCAGCAATTGAAAAACTGGCTTCCTCCTTCCATCCAATAGGTGAAGAGCTCTGGGAAAGAGAATTGGTGAAATGGAGAAAATATCCGAATGAAAGGTTTATGAAGTCTCTTCAGGAAACAAGTTATGACGAACTGAATAGAGATGAGAAGGTGATATTTCTAGATATAGCCTGTTTCTTTGGGGGGAAAAGGAAGAAATATGTGGAGCACattttggggactaaaatgtcagATCCCTACCTTGCGATTCAAGAGATTCGGAGGAAATCACTCATAACAATTAGGAACCATGAAATTCATATGCATCAAATGTTACGAGAATTGGGAAAGAACATTGTTCGGGACAAATATCCAGAAGAGCCAAAATATTGGTCTAGATTGTGGGATGTCGAGGATCTCCAAAAAGTCTTGATGTCCGATATG GAAGCAAACAAAGTTCAAACCATAGTTTTGGATGATGATGTCTCCAAACACGAGGACATGAAGATTGAAGGGTTATCAAATATGAGGGATCTTAGACTGCTTATATTACATCATAAGAGCTCCTCAGAAAACCTCACTTTTCGTTTCAATGAGCTATACTATCTTTTATGGCAGGGTTACTCTTCCACTTCTCTCTCACTATCCATATGGTATAATCTTGTtgaattaaatctaattaatagCAGAATCCAACAACTATGGGAAGGCAGCCAG CCAATTCTTTCTTGGCAGGCAATTCCAAATCTAAAAAAGGTGGATTTGAGCAACTCGAAAAATCTTAAAGAGATGCCAAGTTTTGAAGGTTGCCGAGGACTTGTGAGACTAGATCTTTCAGGATGCACAAACCTAACGAAAGTGCATGAATCAATTGGGCTTCTTAAAGAACTTGATTGCTTGAGTTTGCAAGACTGTACCAATCTAGCCCTTCTTGATTTTGGCACTAATTGTCAGTTACGTTCTCTGAGAACTCTACTTCTCTCTGGCTGCACCAAGCTTGAGCACACGCCAGATTTGACAGGGCTTTCAAATCTTAGGTACCTGGATCTTGGGCGATGTACAAATTTGTCCACAGTTCATAAGTCTATTGGGGAGCACACAACACTCAAGTACTTGAGTCTGAGAGGCTGCAAAAATCTTGTTCATCCACCTGACCTTGTCAATGGCAACTCATCCCTCCTAATTCTAGATTTGAGCGGTTGCATGAGGATAACAAACCTTCTCTGCCGCAGACAAAAATTTGCGCCTTCCTCCTGCCTGGAATCTTTGATATTTCTGAGTTCTGACTTCCTTGAGCCAACAAGAACTCTTGATTTTGTTGCAAAGATGAGGTGTTTAGAAAGACCAAACCCGAAGAAACAGGGTTTCAGTTCTGTATTTGACAGGGACTGGCTTTGTTCTAAGCTGACATATTTAAACCTGGCATACTGTCATGAGCTTAGAAGATTTCCTGAGCTATCATTTCATGGCCTTCATGAGATGAAAGGAACTTTAGAACGGTATCCACAACTCTCCATCATAGGTCAAGATTATATATTTTCAGCTTCTACTGTATGA
- the LOC112771514 gene encoding disease resistance protein Roq1 isoform X2, with protein MSSKYSGDKASDVDSWLWLVGGLIAGMILSPLISSWLPTWKSSLKSMFETLLCQLGHRERPSSMVNDSASAHFLDSNISPLSDDEDSSSYQSLDSNIREGFGLIGDEDSSSYHSADSNMSQVSALSDDEDSSSYHSVDSNISEVSSLCEEDIAPVQFQDSNNSEECVDSHKQVYRYDVFLSFRGPDVRNNFVDHLFERLTKKGIFTFKDNVRLKRGKRVKPELMDAIRDSRLAIVVFSSTYPTSTWCLDEMSAIADLHRQEKQIVVPVFYGITSSDVGREGGPYDVHFNSEQYSKIPNRVDRWKFDAKYLAKAYGFPINPERPETKQLEEIIAFVTKELNHKFTIDISDLIGIQPRVADLERRLKLTSEDVPFQILEIVGMSGIGKTVLAKILFDRISYQFDACCFIQDVNHIHKMHGRGATTKIQKQIIHQLFQEEDLQFLSSPEIVKMLQNRLCNPNLPKKALIVLDDVDDPNQWHKLGILPNFLGAGSRVVITTRFEHILNVNTTAYEIYEAPLLNDDDALKLFLTKVSKSEDPSTTVSGVSHKIIEYAQRLPSAIEKLASSFHPIGEELWERELVKWRKYPNERFMKSLQETSYDELNRDEKVIFLDIACFFGGKRKKYVEHILGTKMSDPYLAIQEIRRKSLITIRNHEIHMHQMLRELGKNIVRDKYPEEPKYWSRLWDVEDLQKVLMSDMEANKVQTIVLDDDVSKHEDMKIEGLSNMRDLRLLILHHKSSSENLTFRFNELYYLLWQGYSSTSLSLSIWYNLVELNLINSRIQQLWEGSQAIPNLKKVDLSNSKNLKEMPSFEGCRGLVRLDLSGCTNLTKVHESIGLLKELDCLSLQDCTNLALLDFGTNCQLRSLRTLLLSGCTKLEHTPDLTGLSNLRYLDLGRCTNLSTVHKSIGEHTTLKYLSLRGCKNLVHPPDLVNGNSSLLILDLSGCMRITNLLCRRQKFAPSSCLESLIFLSSDFLEPTRTLDFVAKMRCLERPNPKKQGFSSVFDRDWLCSKLTYLNLAYCHELRRFPELSFHGLHEMKGTLERYPQLSIIGQDYIFSASTV; from the exons ATGAGCTCAAAATATTCAGGTGACAAAGCGTCGGATGTGGACAGCTGGTTATGGTTAGTTGGTGGTCTGATAGCAGGCATGATTTTGAGTCCATTAATATCAAGCTGGTTACCCACTTGGAAATCCTCACTCAAGAGCATGTTTGAGACTCTGCTGTGTCAGCTGGGCCATCGAGAAAGACCTTCAAGCATGGTCAACGATTCAGCTTCCGCTCATTTTCTGGATTCAAACATCAGCCCCCTGAGCGACGATGAAGATTCATCTTCCTATCAGTCTCTGGATTCAAACATCAGAGAAGGCTTCGGTCTGATCGGGGACGAAGATTCATCTTCCTATCATTCTGCGGATTCAAACATGAGCCAAGTCAGTGCCCTGAGTGACGACGAAGATTCATCTTCCTATCATTCTGTAGATTCAAACATCAGCGAAGTCAGTTCGCTATGCGAGGAAGATATTGCTCCCGTTCAGTTTCAGGATTCAAACAACAGCGAAGAATGCGTGGATTCCCATAAGCAGGTCTACAGATACGATGTGTTCCTAAGCTTCCGTGGTCCTGACGTCCGCAACAATTTTGTTGATCATCTTTTCGAACGTCTCACTAAAAAAGGCATTTTCACATTCAAGGATAATGTAAGGCTCAAGAGAGGAAAACGCGTTAAACCCGAGCTAATGGATGCAATTAGAGATTCACGCCTTGCTATCGTTGTCTTCTCTAGCACATACCCGACCTCAACGTGGTGTCTCGATGAAATGTCCGCTATAGCTGATCTCCATCGACAAGAGAAACAAATTGTTGTCCCAGTTTTCTACGGCATTACTTCTTCTGATGTTGGAAGAGAAGGAGGCCCATACGATGTCCACTTCAATTCAGAGCAATACAGCAAAATTCCCAATAGGGTTGACCGATGGAAGTTTGATGCCAAATATTTGGCCAAAGCGTATGGTTTCCCTATAAACCCTGAGAG ACCAGAGACTAAACAGCTGGAAGAGATTATTGCTTTTGTTACAAAGGAATTGAATCATAAATTCACAATAGACATCAGTGATCTGATTGGGATACAGCCCCGTGTGGCAGATCTAGAAAGACGACTCAAGTTGACATCAGAGGATGTTCCCTTTCAAATTCTCGAAATTGTGGGCATGAGCGGGATAGGAAAGACAGTTCTCGCTAAGATCTTGTTCGACAGAATCTCTTATCAATTTGATGCTTGCTGTTTTATTCAGGACGTCAACCACATTCATAAAATGCATGGCAGAGGGGCTACTACTAAGATTCAAAAACAGATTATTCATCAGCTTTTCCAGGAAGAAGATCTACAATTTCTAAGTTCTCCTGAAATAGTCAAGATGCTACAAAATAGGTTATGTAACCCAAATCTCCCCAAAAAGGCTCTTATAGTTCTTGACGATGTTGATGATCCAAACCAATGGCATAAATTGGGAATATTGCCTAACTTTCTTGGTGCAGGAAGCAGAGTTGTCATAACTACTAGATTTGAGCATATTCTTAATGTCAATACTACAGCATATGAAATTTACGAGGCTCCACTgttgaatgatgatgatgcacTTAAACTCTTTCTAACAAAAGTCTCCAAGAGCGAAGATCCTAGCACTACTGTCAGCGGTGTATCTCATAAGATAATAGAATATGCTCAACGCCTTCCTTCAGCAATTGAAAAACTGGCTTCCTCCTTCCATCCAATAGGTGAAGAGCTCTGGGAAAGAGAATTGGTGAAATGGAGAAAATATCCGAATGAAAGGTTTATGAAGTCTCTTCAGGAAACAAGTTATGACGAACTGAATAGAGATGAGAAGGTGATATTTCTAGATATAGCCTGTTTCTTTGGGGGGAAAAGGAAGAAATATGTGGAGCACattttggggactaaaatgtcagATCCCTACCTTGCGATTCAAGAGATTCGGAGGAAATCACTCATAACAATTAGGAACCATGAAATTCATATGCATCAAATGTTACGAGAATTGGGAAAGAACATTGTTCGGGACAAATATCCAGAAGAGCCAAAATATTGGTCTAGATTGTGGGATGTCGAGGATCTCCAAAAAGTCTTGATGTCCGATATG GAAGCAAACAAAGTTCAAACCATAGTTTTGGATGATGATGTCTCCAAACACGAGGACATGAAGATTGAAGGGTTATCAAATATGAGGGATCTTAGACTGCTTATATTACATCATAAGAGCTCCTCAGAAAACCTCACTTTTCGTTTCAATGAGCTATACTATCTTTTATGGCAGGGTTACTCTTCCACTTCTCTCTCACTATCCATATGGTATAATCTTGTtgaattaaatctaattaatagCAGAATCCAACAACTATGGGAAGGCAGCCAG GCAATTCCAAATCTAAAAAAGGTGGATTTGAGCAACTCGAAAAATCTTAAAGAGATGCCAAGTTTTGAAGGTTGCCGAGGACTTGTGAGACTAGATCTTTCAGGATGCACAAACCTAACGAAAGTGCATGAATCAATTGGGCTTCTTAAAGAACTTGATTGCTTGAGTTTGCAAGACTGTACCAATCTAGCCCTTCTTGATTTTGGCACTAATTGTCAGTTACGTTCTCTGAGAACTCTACTTCTCTCTGGCTGCACCAAGCTTGAGCACACGCCAGATTTGACAGGGCTTTCAAATCTTAGGTACCTGGATCTTGGGCGATGTACAAATTTGTCCACAGTTCATAAGTCTATTGGGGAGCACACAACACTCAAGTACTTGAGTCTGAGAGGCTGCAAAAATCTTGTTCATCCACCTGACCTTGTCAATGGCAACTCATCCCTCCTAATTCTAGATTTGAGCGGTTGCATGAGGATAACAAACCTTCTCTGCCGCAGACAAAAATTTGCGCCTTCCTCCTGCCTGGAATCTTTGATATTTCTGAGTTCTGACTTCCTTGAGCCAACAAGAACTCTTGATTTTGTTGCAAAGATGAGGTGTTTAGAAAGACCAAACCCGAAGAAACAGGGTTTCAGTTCTGTATTTGACAGGGACTGGCTTTGTTCTAAGCTGACATATTTAAACCTGGCATACTGTCATGAGCTTAGAAGATTTCCTGAGCTATCATTTCATGGCCTTCATGAGATGAAAGGAACTTTAGAACGGTATCCACAACTCTCCATCATAGGTCAAGATTATATATTTTCAGCTTCTACTGTATGA